The following are encoded in a window of Brevibacillus sp. DP1.3A genomic DNA:
- a CDS encoding prepilin peptidase has translation MANAVILFGLCLYLSWVDFRHRRIPNLALVAGFVLISFMEYVLSSPREWLMAGIFAIICLLVFGWISWHRPRALGMGDVKLFALVCYGLGVHDFVVVLTVASLAAMLVSLALLLIRKVSIKCEVPFAPFVTIGLAVILYMSETS, from the coding sequence ATGGCAAACGCTGTGATATTATTCGGGCTCTGCCTTTACCTCTCGTGGGTAGATTTTCGTCATAGACGAATACCCAATCTTGCATTAGTTGCAGGGTTTGTACTGATTTCTTTTATGGAGTATGTTCTCTCTTCGCCGAGGGAATGGCTGATGGCTGGAATCTTTGCGATTATCTGTTTACTAGTATTTGGATGGATCAGCTGGCACAGGCCGCGTGCGCTGGGGATGGGGGATGTGAAGTTGTTCGCTTTAGTCTGCTATGGACTTGGGGTTCACGATTTTGTAGTCGTTCTTACGGTTGCGAGCTTGGCAGCTATGCTCGTCTCTCTCGCTTTGTTGCTGATACGAAAAGTAAGTATAAAATGCGAAGTACCGTTTGCGCCTTTTGTGACGATTGGGTTAGCCGTCATTTTGTATATGAGCGAAACCTCTTGA
- the mreC gene encoding rod shape-determining protein MreC: MSFFGNKRLIIVLVGLVLLISVVGFTSRERVSLTWPEMFFKDTFSVVQGFFYRPAQAVSGFFQEIEEAYGVYEENKALKASLDQYARLSAELHTLKADNERLREMVGAKDSLKSYRLHFAEVVARNPDTWNNVVTIDQGLKSGIKKDMAVITAKGMIGRVQSVANFSSTVELLTSYERRDHISAGILTQELVEGKPVYRQISGVIEEYDPQKRLLVMRKIPWGQAIKKDQQVISSGLGGVVPPNLPIGYIVRVEPDDYGLTQTAYIQPSADFSQLNEVMVVERDFTIAPNGELIPQQPAGQTQTQTTVPPAPPASGGGQ, translated from the coding sequence ATGTCGTTTTTCGGGAATAAGCGGCTTATCATTGTACTTGTAGGCTTGGTCCTGCTTATCTCCGTCGTGGGCTTCACTTCTCGTGAACGGGTTAGCCTGACCTGGCCAGAAATGTTCTTCAAAGATACCTTCAGCGTGGTGCAGGGCTTTTTCTATCGCCCTGCCCAGGCTGTTTCTGGCTTTTTTCAGGAAATTGAAGAAGCGTACGGCGTATATGAAGAAAACAAGGCACTCAAGGCAAGTTTGGATCAATATGCTCGTCTCAGTGCCGAATTGCACACACTCAAGGCAGATAATGAGCGCCTTCGAGAAATGGTGGGAGCAAAAGATTCACTCAAATCTTACAGGCTTCACTTTGCGGAAGTCGTAGCGAGAAACCCTGATACATGGAACAACGTTGTTACCATCGATCAAGGTTTGAAAAGTGGCATCAAAAAGGATATGGCGGTCATCACTGCCAAAGGAATGATTGGGCGCGTACAGAGTGTTGCCAACTTTTCATCTACAGTTGAATTGTTGACAAGCTATGAACGGCGGGACCATATTTCTGCGGGTATTTTGACGCAGGAACTGGTCGAAGGCAAGCCTGTATACCGTCAGATTAGTGGTGTCATCGAAGAATACGACCCGCAAAAGAGATTGCTCGTCATGCGTAAAATCCCTTGGGGACAGGCCATTAAAAAAGATCAGCAAGTTATTTCTTCAGGTTTGGGAGGAGTTGTACCTCCTAATTTGCCGATCGGCTATATTGTTCGCGTAGAACCAGATGATTACGGCTTGACTCAAACGGCCTACATCCAGCCAAGCGCTGATTTTTCACAATTGAATGAAGTCATGGTTGTGGAACGAGATTTTACAATCGCTCCCAATGGTGAATTGATCCCGCAACAGCCAGCTGGCCAGACACAAACACAGACAACTGTGCCCCCGGCTCCACCTGCTAGCGGGGGTGGTCAGTAA
- a CDS encoding rod shape-determining protein has translation MFGGFTRDLGIDLGTANTLVFVKGKGIVVREPSVVAIRTNNNSIEAVGNAAKSMIGRTPGNIVAVRPMKDGVIADFDTTATMMRYFINQAQKNQGLFTRRPNVMVCVPSGITAVEKRAVEDATKQAGAKEAYTIEEPFAAAIGADLPVWEPTGSMVVDIGGGTTEVAIISLGGIVTSRSIRVAGDEMDEAIIQYIKRRYNLMIGERTSETLKLEIGSAIAPDEVENVDIRGRDLVTGLPKTLSVSSTEIAEALAETISAIVESVKVTLEKSPPELAADIMDRGIVLTGGGALLRNMDRLLSKETGMPVHVAENALDCVAIGTGRALENIHLFKSKQGITSSRLKRGK, from the coding sequence ATGTTTGGTGGATTTACACGTGACTTGGGGATTGACCTCGGCACTGCCAATACACTTGTTTTTGTGAAGGGTAAAGGAATTGTGGTGCGTGAACCTTCTGTTGTAGCGATTCGTACGAATAACAATTCCATTGAAGCAGTAGGGAATGCAGCGAAAAGTATGATCGGTCGTACGCCAGGTAATATCGTAGCGGTTCGTCCAATGAAAGACGGGGTTATCGCTGACTTTGATACAACTGCGACAATGATGCGCTATTTCATCAATCAAGCACAAAAAAATCAAGGTCTGTTTACGCGTCGTCCAAACGTAATGGTCTGTGTACCTTCGGGAATTACTGCGGTGGAAAAGCGTGCAGTCGAGGACGCTACGAAGCAGGCTGGCGCGAAGGAAGCATATACGATTGAAGAGCCGTTTGCAGCAGCGATCGGTGCAGACCTGCCAGTGTGGGAACCGACTGGAAGTATGGTCGTTGACATTGGCGGTGGTACGACAGAGGTCGCTATCATTTCTCTCGGGGGGATTGTTACATCCCGCTCCATTCGTGTGGCTGGGGATGAGATGGACGAGGCGATCATTCAGTACATCAAGCGCCGTTACAACTTGATGATCGGGGAACGGACATCAGAAACATTGAAGTTGGAGATCGGCTCTGCGATTGCTCCTGATGAGGTCGAAAACGTTGACATTCGCGGTCGTGACCTTGTAACCGGATTGCCAAAAACGCTCTCGGTAAGCAGCACAGAGATTGCAGAAGCATTGGCTGAAACCATTTCTGCTATCGTGGAATCGGTGAAGGTAACACTCGAAAAAAGCCCGCCTGAGCTCGCGGCGGACATCATGGATCGTGGGATTGTACTCACAGGTGGCGGTGCGCTCTTGCGCAACATGGATCGCCTGTTAAGTAAGGAAACGGGTATGCCCGTGCATGTCGCGGAAAACGCACTGGACTGCGTAGCGATTGGAACAGGTCGTGCATTGGAGAACATTCACCTGTTCAAATCCAAGCAAGGCATCACCTCTTCCCGACTAAAACGGGGTAAATAA
- a CDS encoding nucleoside triphosphate pyrophosphatase, with amino-acid sequence MTKKNVPLILASSSPRRRELLQALGLSFTVITSDVDETTAEHLSASEVVEELSLRKAKEVASRLTEGVVLGSDTVVVLDGQILGKPVDEMDAYRMLSMLQGQEHTVYSGVALIDVETGRAEVSHSLTHVRIRALTEQEIKSYIATGEPMDKAGSYAIQGIGATLVEGITGDYFTVVGLPLGLTSTLLTRFGMPIL; translated from the coding sequence ATGACGAAAAAAAATGTTCCTCTCATTCTGGCTTCATCTTCGCCTCGTCGAAGGGAGCTTCTGCAAGCTTTGGGCTTATCATTTACCGTTATCACCAGTGATGTAGATGAGACGACAGCAGAGCATTTATCTGCGAGCGAAGTAGTAGAAGAATTGTCTTTGCGCAAGGCCAAGGAAGTGGCTTCTCGCTTGACGGAAGGCGTCGTTTTAGGATCTGATACGGTAGTCGTTCTTGATGGCCAAATACTGGGCAAGCCTGTTGATGAAATGGACGCATACCGTATGTTGTCCATGCTTCAGGGGCAAGAGCACACCGTTTATAGTGGAGTCGCCTTGATAGATGTGGAGACAGGCCGTGCGGAAGTCTCACATAGTCTAACACACGTAAGAATTCGAGCTTTAACAGAGCAAGAAATCAAGTCGTACATTGCGACAGGTGAGCCGATGGATAAAGCGGGCTCATACGCCATTCAGGGTATTGGAGCCACGCTCGTGGAAGGAATAACTGGAGACTACTTCACTGTTGTTGGTCTTCCGTTAGGCCTGACGTCTACTCTTTTGACACGTTTTGGGATGCCGATATTGTAA
- a CDS encoding DUF4321 domain-containing protein: MGKETLTLVFLLVSGLLFGSIIGEILSPWLPFLTKSKEITWSPAADLEILKYELNFQVKLNLASIGGLALAFWIHRRIK; encoded by the coding sequence ATGGGGAAAGAAACGCTTACTCTCGTGTTTCTGTTGGTGAGTGGACTTTTGTTTGGCAGCATTATCGGGGAGATTTTAAGTCCCTGGCTACCTTTTTTGACCAAGAGTAAAGAGATTACTTGGTCGCCTGCGGCAGATTTAGAAATTTTGAAGTACGAACTGAACTTTCAGGTAAAACTAAATCTAGCCAGTATCGGAGGCTTAGCCCTCGCATTTTGGATACATCGACGAATAAAGTAG
- a CDS encoding penicillin-binding protein 2, giving the protein MEEVKEPKSDIPIRLNLLFVIVFLFFAAIILRLAFVQLVEGEQYKHELEKFSIRELPISAPRGRILDKNGEVLVSNKPVYTVQYVEEQGQDIDEEKVADRLAKILIPDGGKIGTDKELLKKTIELRSTLPVAFNAQETNDLKAKVAAKLKAVPKVETVDQMSDFELVKTAVYLGMRIRSPFDDKERADLIKKLNAAKPGTPAITEANTTDFELLKMAINANMTLTLKLDKEDRNDLAKKVKDQIGVLPTPEGLAEKSDMDLLRYASLFDMDIKLPLTEQQRQFQWHKLSLLQEMRSPQMASYIPRRVKVNITEQEMFQIEERRTELPGISVELEPVRQIFEDPDGSAFGTHFLGYINAIRPESLKEYQAQGYNAIDRVGVTGLESSYERYLRGKNGIMEVHVNKNSETVEKKMRQAPEPGNDLVLSMDWRYQSKVEAILKEEFESFKKRPTTPKEFKDAHVLVMNPNTGEILAMASYPDYNLNLYYDRKKFNENYASLILPNESNRFIYTPYPPASTYKPLSVMIALQEGLTTPNEVIYDRGGLNVGNTYKRNWKASGHGPVNARRALQVSNNTYMYEMAIRLARKGKEGWEKQFSVYDYYNSQFGLGVKTGVDLPNEHTGWENQNLYYGNLADVMIGQYDLFTPMQLGQYVSTIANGGYRVRPHLVKEIRKGTTDPKKPGQTLSVIEPQVLNRVDIDPKHIQVVREGMRLVTQPGGTVQRFNGLPFTVAAKSGTAQTSQPAENALVVGFAPYENPQLVFVVIAPNSLRDGTSSSDATGPISRRLLEAYNELNPGVLTGGVPKPNPPSAK; this is encoded by the coding sequence GTGGAAGAAGTCAAAGAACCGAAATCAGATATACCTATTCGGCTCAATCTATTGTTTGTGATTGTATTTTTGTTCTTCGCCGCCATTATTTTACGGCTAGCCTTTGTGCAGCTGGTGGAAGGCGAACAGTACAAGCATGAATTGGAAAAGTTCAGTATTCGTGAACTGCCGATTTCCGCTCCTCGTGGTCGTATCTTGGATAAAAATGGCGAGGTACTCGTTTCGAATAAGCCAGTGTACACCGTTCAATACGTTGAAGAACAAGGACAGGACATTGATGAAGAGAAAGTCGCGGATCGTCTGGCAAAAATCCTCATTCCCGATGGCGGCAAAATCGGTACGGATAAGGAACTGTTAAAGAAGACGATTGAACTGAGATCAACTTTGCCTGTTGCTTTCAATGCGCAAGAAACAAACGATCTCAAGGCAAAGGTTGCGGCGAAGTTAAAAGCCGTTCCGAAAGTAGAGACCGTCGATCAAATGTCGGACTTTGAGCTGGTAAAAACTGCTGTGTATCTCGGGATGCGCATTCGTTCTCCTTTTGATGACAAGGAGAGAGCAGACCTTATTAAGAAACTGAATGCTGCCAAGCCGGGTACACCCGCTATTACGGAAGCGAACACTACGGATTTCGAACTGTTAAAAATGGCGATAAACGCCAATATGACCCTCACTCTCAAATTGGACAAGGAAGATCGTAATGACCTCGCCAAAAAAGTGAAGGATCAGATCGGAGTTTTGCCAACTCCCGAAGGCTTAGCAGAAAAGTCCGACATGGATTTGCTGCGCTATGCCTCGTTGTTCGACATGGATATCAAACTACCGTTGACAGAGCAGCAACGCCAATTTCAATGGCACAAGCTTTCTTTGCTGCAGGAGATGCGTTCACCGCAGATGGCCAGCTACATCCCTAGACGTGTCAAGGTCAACATCACGGAGCAGGAAATGTTCCAAATCGAAGAACGACGCACCGAACTGCCGGGAATTAGTGTGGAGCTGGAGCCTGTTCGCCAAATTTTCGAAGATCCGGATGGTTCGGCATTTGGTACGCACTTTCTCGGGTACATCAATGCGATTCGTCCTGAGAGCTTGAAAGAATATCAGGCACAAGGCTACAACGCTATCGACCGTGTCGGTGTAACCGGTTTGGAGAGCTCCTATGAACGTTATTTGCGCGGTAAAAACGGGATTATGGAAGTGCACGTGAACAAAAATTCGGAGACGGTAGAGAAGAAGATGCGCCAAGCCCCTGAGCCAGGAAACGATCTCGTTTTGTCTATGGACTGGCGTTATCAAAGCAAGGTAGAGGCCATCTTGAAAGAAGAATTTGAATCATTCAAGAAGCGCCCGACTACGCCAAAAGAATTTAAGGACGCACACGTATTGGTGATGAATCCGAATACGGGCGAAATATTGGCGATGGCGAGTTATCCAGATTACAATTTGAATCTGTATTACGACCGCAAGAAATTCAACGAGAATTACGCCTCGCTTATTTTGCCGAACGAATCAAACCGATTCATTTATACGCCATATCCACCTGCTTCTACCTACAAGCCACTGTCTGTCATGATTGCGCTTCAGGAGGGTCTGACTACACCGAACGAAGTCATCTATGACCGAGGCGGCTTGAATGTTGGTAACACGTATAAACGCAACTGGAAGGCAAGTGGTCATGGACCTGTTAACGCTCGTCGTGCCTTGCAGGTGTCGAACAATACGTATATGTACGAAATGGCGATTCGATTAGCAAGAAAAGGGAAAGAAGGCTGGGAGAAGCAGTTCTCTGTCTATGATTACTACAATTCCCAGTTTGGTCTCGGTGTGAAAACAGGTGTGGATCTGCCGAATGAACATACCGGTTGGGAAAACCAGAACCTTTACTACGGAAACTTGGCGGACGTGATGATTGGTCAATACGATCTGTTCACGCCGATGCAGCTGGGGCAATACGTATCGACCATTGCTAATGGAGGATATCGGGTACGCCCACATCTTGTAAAAGAAATTCGTAAAGGAACAACCGATCCGAAGAAACCAGGACAAACGCTCTCGGTTATTGAACCACAAGTGCTAAACCGGGTTGATATCGATCCGAAGCATATACAGGTGGTAAGAGAAGGGATGCGGTTGGTTACTCAGCCAGGTGGTACCGTTCAACGATTCAATGGGTTGCCTTTCACTGTTGCAGCCAAGTCTGGTACGGCACAAACGTCGCAGCCAGCGGAAAATGCACTGGTTGTCGGCTTTGCGCCTTATGAAAATCCTCAACTGGTTTTCGTCGTCATTGCGCCGAACAGTTTGAGAGACGGTACGTCCAGTTCTGATGCGACTGGTCCGATCTCGCGTCGATTGCTCGAAGCTTACAATGAACTGAATCCAGGTGTCCTTACTGGTGGGGTTCCGAAGCCAAATCCACCGTCCGCGAAGTAA
- the mreD gene encoding rod shape-determining protein MreD, producing the protein MARFLLTLGVVVMFVLEGTVMQVFSPGAGGLSWMIVPRFALVCCVFISMYLGRREGLYYGIAFGFLQDVLFGQLIGIYTMSMMVASYFAGMIVLLFQRGFGMVFITSFLILFGHEWLLYSLFRLFSAAPFDVQWILTHQILPSVLFNLAFGLLVYFPIKNVCNKILAKKEMHMQ; encoded by the coding sequence ATGGCTCGATTTTTATTGACGTTGGGCGTCGTGGTCATGTTTGTTTTGGAAGGAACTGTGATGCAAGTATTTTCACCTGGCGCTGGGGGTCTGTCTTGGATGATAGTCCCCCGGTTTGCGCTTGTCTGCTGCGTTTTTATTTCGATGTATCTCGGCAGGCGTGAGGGCTTGTATTACGGGATCGCGTTCGGATTTTTACAAGATGTCCTGTTTGGGCAACTAATTGGAATCTATACCATGTCCATGATGGTGGCCAGCTACTTTGCAGGGATGATCGTTCTTTTGTTCCAGAGAGGATTCGGGATGGTTTTTATTACCAGCTTCCTGATTTTGTTCGGACATGAGTGGCTTTTGTATTCCTTGTTCCGCTTGTTTTCCGCTGCCCCCTTCGATGTTCAATGGATTTTGACACATCAAATTTTGCCTAGTGTGCTGTTTAATCTCGCTTTTGGCTTACTGGTATACTTTCCGATCAAGAATGTATGCAACAAGATTCTGGCGAAAAAGGAAATGCACATGCAGTAA
- the radC gene encoding DNA repair protein RadC: MATNTCNKMLLKNVPYYDRPRERLLREGAVHLSDTELLAILLRTGREQETAHQLAQRLLARFGDLRGLAQASHAELTELKGIGPVKAIELHAAFELGRRLMGVPREYRASIRLPRDVADLMSPELAHLTQEHFVCLFLNTKNHVIGKQTIFVGSLDASIVHPREVFKEAIRRSSASVICLHNHPSGDPTPSREDIAITHTLRDAGELVGISLLDHVIIGEGKYVSLKEQGYL, from the coding sequence ATGGCAACAAATACCTGTAACAAAATGCTGTTAAAAAACGTCCCTTACTATGACCGTCCACGTGAACGACTGCTTCGCGAAGGAGCGGTCCATCTGTCTGATACTGAACTTCTTGCCATTTTACTGCGGACAGGCAGGGAACAAGAGACGGCTCATCAGCTGGCTCAGCGCTTGTTAGCCAGGTTTGGAGACCTGCGTGGTTTAGCCCAAGCCTCTCATGCTGAGTTAACAGAGCTAAAAGGAATTGGTCCAGTCAAAGCGATTGAATTGCATGCTGCGTTTGAGCTTGGGCGTAGATTGATGGGAGTGCCTCGAGAGTATAGGGCTTCTATCCGTTTACCACGGGACGTAGCTGATTTGATGTCGCCAGAGCTTGCTCATTTGACACAGGAACATTTTGTCTGTCTCTTTCTGAATACCAAGAACCATGTGATTGGCAAGCAGACGATTTTTGTAGGCAGTCTGGACGCTTCCATCGTACACCCGAGAGAAGTCTTTAAAGAAGCGATCCGTCGTAGCAGCGCATCGGTGATATGCCTACATAACCATCCGAGCGGTGATCCGACACCTAGCAGGGAAGACATCGCGATTACGCATACATTGCGTGACGCTGGTGAACTGGTAGGGATTTCATTGTTGGATCATGTTATTATCGGGGAAGGCAAGTACGTTAGTCTCAAAGAGCAAGGGTACTTGTAA
- a CDS encoding ketoacyl-ACP synthase III, translated as MMTNASPFKSRITAIGTYVPSRVLTNTDMEKLVETSNEWILQRTGIHERRMAREDEFTSDLAIAAIHDMIANYGKDIRDVDMILVATSTPDYPFPSVASQIQAHFQVEQAGAMDLSATCAGFTYALHMANALISSGLHRKVLVVGAETLTKVTDYTDRTTCILFGDGAGAVLVEQDSTAPGFLSAYLGSKGDGGIHVYRSGLSTHMDGRELSGNGCMVQNGREVYKWAVTTVPKGMQEVVSRAGKTLEDVDWFIPHSANLRMIESICEKSQFPLEKTLYSLTHYGNTSAATIPLSLALGIKEGKVKAGDTILLYGFGGGLVHAGLLFTWNP; from the coding sequence ATGATGACAAATGCAAGCCCCTTCAAGTCACGAATTACCGCTATCGGTACGTATGTGCCGAGTCGCGTTCTTACCAATACAGATATGGAAAAACTAGTGGAGACATCGAATGAGTGGATTTTACAACGAACAGGTATTCATGAGCGCCGTATGGCAAGAGAAGATGAATTTACCAGTGATCTGGCCATCGCTGCTATCCACGATATGATCGCGAATTATGGGAAGGATATCCGCGATGTCGATATGATTTTGGTGGCGACCAGTACGCCAGACTATCCATTTCCAAGTGTAGCAAGCCAAATCCAGGCGCATTTTCAAGTCGAGCAGGCAGGAGCCATGGACCTCTCCGCCACCTGTGCAGGATTTACGTATGCGCTCCATATGGCAAATGCGCTCATCAGCTCTGGTTTGCATCGCAAAGTGTTGGTAGTAGGTGCAGAAACCTTAACAAAAGTAACCGACTATACGGATCGCACGACGTGCATCCTGTTCGGGGACGGGGCGGGTGCAGTGTTGGTTGAGCAAGACTCTACGGCTCCTGGTTTTTTGTCCGCCTATTTAGGCTCAAAGGGGGACGGAGGGATTCATGTATACCGATCGGGCTTGTCTACCCATATGGACGGACGAGAATTGAGTGGGAATGGATGCATGGTCCAAAACGGGAGAGAAGTGTACAAGTGGGCAGTAACAACTGTTCCAAAGGGGATGCAGGAGGTAGTGAGCCGGGCGGGCAAAACGCTCGAAGATGTCGACTGGTTCATCCCGCACAGTGCCAATTTGCGCATGATCGAATCCATTTGTGAGAAGAGCCAGTTCCCACTCGAAAAGACACTGTACAGTCTGACGCACTATGGCAACACATCAGCGGCTACCATTCCATTGTCGCTCGCCTTGGGGATCAAGGAAGGCAAAGTAAAGGCAGGGGATACGATCTTGTTGTATGGGTTTGGCGGTGGTCTCGTCCACGCTGGCCTTTTGTTCACTTGGAATCCGTAA
- the murC gene encoding UDP-N-acetylmuramate--L-alanine ligase: MDQAQHVHFVGIGGYGMSAIARVLIDLGYKVTGSDVAMNDLAKKLEARGAVIHIGHNATHVEGADSIVYSTSISKDNPEVIAGQALGIPVMHRSQMLARILNERTGVAVAGAHGKTTTTSMISHVLEECGVDPTFIIGGELMSAGTNAKAGTSDYVIAEADESDGSFLEYRPMYEIVTSIEPDHLEHFDGDFNNLKQAYVQFLSHLKPAGKAILCIDDQHVREVMPSVEKTVVTYAVDPNFVAQAQFSATLIECGDRCSTCQIYHKDERLGELCLVVPGKHNIANALAAIIVCLDIGLSFDKIAQALSTFSGAKRRFQIIGDTRGVLVVDDYAHHPTEIIATLSGARASGRRVIAVFQPQRYTRTYFLMDEFSRAFAEADEVIITDIYSPAGEEKIEGVTSEVLVQKIRTNSHPRAQYIPTKEQMQEHVFKGLQEGDLVLTMGAGDIWKSAYWLAEKLEK; the protein is encoded by the coding sequence GTGGATCAGGCCCAACACGTCCACTTTGTGGGCATCGGCGGTTATGGCATGAGTGCCATTGCCCGCGTCTTGATCGACCTTGGATACAAGGTAACCGGCTCCGATGTCGCCATGAATGATTTGGCGAAAAAGCTGGAAGCAAGAGGGGCGGTCATTCATATTGGCCATAATGCTACCCACGTGGAGGGAGCAGACAGCATCGTATACTCCACCAGTATTTCCAAAGACAATCCTGAGGTGATCGCAGGTCAAGCATTAGGAATTCCGGTCATGCACCGTTCCCAAATGCTTGCTCGCATATTGAATGAACGCACAGGAGTAGCAGTAGCCGGAGCACACGGCAAGACGACCACGACATCGATGATCTCTCACGTGCTGGAAGAGTGCGGTGTAGACCCGACTTTCATCATCGGCGGTGAATTGATGAGTGCTGGTACCAACGCAAAGGCAGGTACCAGTGATTATGTCATTGCTGAGGCAGACGAGAGCGACGGTTCCTTTTTGGAATACAGACCGATGTATGAAATTGTGACGAGCATCGAACCAGATCATCTGGAGCATTTCGATGGCGACTTCAACAATTTGAAACAGGCGTACGTCCAGTTCTTGAGCCATCTAAAACCGGCTGGAAAAGCGATCCTGTGCATCGATGATCAACATGTGCGTGAAGTCATGCCGTCCGTCGAAAAAACGGTCGTGACGTATGCAGTCGATCCGAACTTTGTGGCACAAGCACAGTTTTCTGCCACTTTGATTGAATGTGGAGATCGTTGCAGCACGTGCCAGATTTATCACAAGGATGAGCGGTTGGGTGAATTGTGTCTCGTAGTCCCAGGCAAGCATAATATTGCAAATGCACTGGCTGCGATCATTGTTTGCCTGGATATTGGCCTTTCCTTTGATAAAATTGCACAGGCACTGTCTACTTTTAGCGGTGCCAAGCGCAGATTTCAAATTATCGGGGATACACGAGGCGTCCTGGTCGTAGACGACTACGCGCATCATCCAACGGAAATTATCGCTACACTAAGCGGGGCAAGGGCATCGGGCCGACGTGTGATCGCTGTGTTTCAGCCACAACGCTACACACGCACGTATTTCCTTATGGATGAATTCAGCCGTGCCTTTGCAGAAGCAGACGAAGTGATTATCACGGATATCTACTCTCCAGCGGGCGAAGAAAAAATCGAGGGAGTTACCTCCGAGGTGCTGGTGCAAAAAATCCGCACCAACAGCCACCCGCGTGCGCAGTACATTCCGACGAAGGAACAAATGCAGGAGCATGTCTTCAAAGGATTGCAAGAGGGCGATCTCGTGTTGACTATGGGTGCAGGGGATATCTGGAAATCCGCTTACTGGCTGGCTGAAAAGCTAGAAAAATAA